A genomic region of Catalinimonas niigatensis contains the following coding sequences:
- a CDS encoding GntR family transcriptional regulator: MINFTQIQEDSHTPKYEQVMNLIKSDIENGIFKRGERIPSINETSEDFLISRDTVEKAYARLREHGVIKSVPGKGYYVNCDQPVDKIRVLLIINKISAHKKKIVQAFIENLGEQAIVETCVHNYSTDTLKRILDENQGNYNYYAIIPCFKDFSEKTVKVISSVPEDKLLLIDKDVKDLKGKYKAVCENFENDIYDVLASALDRITKYQRINLIFPDGNQYVSDIMAGFKKFCVDYRYDYCITNVFDADCVKPRSLYIVIEEDELVNIIKYCKNNQLEIGKEVGIISYNDTPIKEVLHDGIAVVSTDFYKMGESAAKMLLERRTEKLSNPFYLIRRPSL, encoded by the coding sequence ATGATTAATTTTACTCAGATCCAGGAAGATTCACATACGCCCAAATACGAACAGGTCATGAATTTAATTAAATCTGATATTGAAAACGGGATTTTTAAGAGAGGAGAACGTATTCCATCCATCAATGAAACCAGTGAGGACTTTTTGATTTCCAGAGATACAGTAGAAAAAGCATATGCCAGATTACGCGAACATGGAGTGATCAAATCTGTGCCCGGCAAAGGCTATTATGTGAATTGCGATCAGCCGGTAGATAAAATTCGTGTCTTGCTGATCATCAACAAAATCAGCGCACATAAAAAAAAGATTGTACAAGCTTTTATAGAAAACCTGGGCGAGCAGGCCATAGTAGAAACCTGCGTGCACAACTATAGTACAGACACCCTGAAACGAATTCTGGATGAAAACCAGGGTAATTATAATTATTACGCCATTATCCCGTGCTTCAAAGACTTTTCTGAAAAGACAGTGAAAGTTATCTCCTCAGTGCCTGAAGATAAGCTCCTGCTGATTGACAAAGATGTCAAAGACCTGAAAGGCAAATACAAGGCAGTTTGTGAGAATTTTGAAAACGATATTTATGATGTGCTTGCTTCTGCTTTAGACCGGATTACAAAGTATCAGCGAATCAACCTGATCTTTCCGGACGGAAACCAGTATGTATCCGATATTATGGCAGGCTTTAAGAAGTTTTGTGTAGACTATCGTTATGATTATTGCATCACCAATGTTTTTGATGCTGATTGTGTGAAGCCACGTAGCCTGTACATCGTGATTGAAGAAGATGAGCTGGTCAATATCATCAAATACTGCAAAAACAACCAACTTGAGATAGGCAAAGAGGTAGGCATTATTTCATACAATGATACCCCCATCAAAGAGGTACTTCACGATGGTATTGCAGTGGTATCCACTGATTTTTATAAGATGGGAGAATCTGCTGCCAAGATGCTACTGGAAAGACGGACAGAAAAACTCAGCAATCCCTTTTATTTGATTCGTCGTCCTTCATTGTAA